Genomic segment of Desulfobacterales bacterium:
AAAGGCCTGGAAGATATAGATATAGTAACAAGTAAATAGTAACGAGTAACAAGGACGAAATTCAGTGCTGAGTCACGAGGACTGAGACTGGGTTTGGACCTCTGCTAACGAAAAACTGTTTTGAGTTTTAAGTGTTGAATGTTGCATTTTGGATGCATCGTTATAACTCATTAACATTTTTCAAGACTTCCCTGTAGAAATTTTCTTTATAACGGATCCCCTGGCGGATCATTTCATCCAATAGTGGTTTGACTTCCTTAATTAACCCGGTCCTTTTCGCATGAATCAGTAACCCTACGGCGCCGATGATCGGCAGTCCCATCATGATGGCCACTTTTCTGGCCGTCAATTCATCGATTATGACCAAGCTGGCACCCAACTCCCTGGATAGAACGATGACCTCTGCTTCGCCTTTGTCAAGAGATGGGAGCAGCAGCTCAACGCCGTCCCGAGTCTTGACCTTTTTGACCTTTATCCAGTTGCTACGGTCGAGAGCAGGCACATCTGACCTTCCGTGCCCGTAAAGTTCTTTCTCAACCTCTTGCGGAATCGTGATCGTACCTGTGATTTGCCGGAATAGCTCCAGTCTGTTTATCCTTGAAAAAGCAATAATCGGCGTGGCATTAGAAACGATGATGCCTTTCAAAGTTTCAGCTCCTCAAGTACCTCTATGCCCTTCAACTCCTCTTTTAAGGCACTCTCGTCATAGTCAAAAACCACACACCCCTCTGATGCCAGATGATCCATGAAGTCAATACGATTCATTCCCGCGAGCTTTGCCGACTTTCCCAAAGACAGTCGCTTGCTCTTGTAATACTGGACAGCAAGTGAGCGTCTCATATCCGATTCTAATCCTCTCGCCCCTATCTTCAGGGATGCCAGTATATCAACCGGCACATTAAAGGTTACTTTTTCTGTCCTCATATTTGCCTCCAACTTTACAGCACTTTTTGGGTCCTTTAAATTTAGCGTTAAAAAGCCTGAATGCGGCCAATTCATCGGGACTTAATTGTAATATTTGATTTTCTATTTCTTTAATTGATTGCATGGTGCACCTGCCTTCATTTTTAATGAATTTATTTTACAGGTTGCTTCAAAATTGGTCAAGCAAAACAAAGGGGCTTCATTCTTGATATATAGAAATTGGGATTAGAGGTACATCCATTGGGTTATTGGTTTCTCACTTCTGATTGAAAAAGCTGTTAAGCAACGAAAATAGGTTCAACATTCAGGGTTATTGGTTACAGGTTTCTGGTTACTGGTTTTAAGAATTTGAACCGCGAAGGCGCAACGGACGCAAAGGGTTTGTTTAAGTTTTTTTCCTGATCGGGTGAAACGATCAGCAAAAAGGCTAACGCCTTTAAAGAGCTCGGAAATCGACATTTGGTCGTCCATAGCTTTAAAAAAAGATTGAACCGCGAAGGCGCAAAGGACGCGAAGTTTTTGTCCGAACCGGGTGCCGGCCGGATAAGAACGGCCGCCTTCGGTTCGCTCAAAGATGCCCATAAAAAATAAAGGAATAGCGGCAAGTGTCGAGGACTAAGGGCTGAGTAAGAAACAGATCTGACATACAGGCTGCATATTACGGTTTACGGATATTGAGGACAAAAATTTCAGGTCAGTAAACTTCTTCGTGGGTTCCAATCGTTTCCAGAAAAACTGCTTCCTGTTCTTGATGCTTTCCGAATCTGAATACTATTCTAAGGTCGTACCCCACGCTGCATGCCCAGGACCCGGCAAGTTTTCCCTTTAATTTATGTGTTTTAAGTTTGGGTTGAATGGCATTATCACATAGCTGTTCTAAAGCTAACCGTATATTTTCAGCATCTTGGGGCCTTTTCTTAATTACCGCTCTGGCAGCTCGAACAAACGCTGATGATCTTATCAATAAGCGCTTCAAGACA
This window contains:
- a CDS encoding UPF0175 family protein — encoded protein: MRTEKVTFNVPVDILASLKIGARGLESDMRRSLAVQYYKSKRLSLGKSAKLAGMNRIDFMDHLASEGCVVFDYDESALKEELKGIEVLEELKL
- a CDS encoding DUF3368 domain-containing protein, with protein sequence MKGIIVSNATPIIAFSRINRLELFRQITGTITIPQEVEKELYGHGRSDVPALDRSNWIKVKKVKTRDGVELLLPSLDKGEAEVIVLSRELGASLVIIDELTARKVAIMMGLPIIGAVGLLIHAKRTGLIKEVKPLLDEMIRQGIRYKENFYREVLKNVNEL